The Anoxybacillus amylolyticus DNA segment AATTCCGACGATGTAAAAACCAAGCATGAACGGGTTGTCCACAATGTTAGCCATCATATCGTAGTTTACTTCTGCTCCAATTGCTGCTTGCACGCGCGTTTCCCAGACGTGCCACGTCACGAAGATAAGCGTAATTACGCCTGTCAATCGTTGTAGCATGAACATCCAGTTGCGGAAATAGCCGTATCTGCTCACATTATTTTGTGCTGTAAAAGCAATATAGAGTCCGTAAATGGCGTGAAACACTAGCGGAAGGAAAATAATAAAAATTTCTAAAAAGTAGCGGAACGGTAAATTCCCCATGAATGAAGCCGCACGGTTAAACGCTTCCGGACCTTGTGTTGCAAAATGATTAACAATTAAATGCTGCGTCAAAAAAAGACCGACTGGAATCACTCCTAGCAATGAATGAAGCCGACGATAAAAAAATTCGCGATTTCCTGCCATATAATGAACCCCCTTTTTTGAAATAGTGACAACGAAGAAAGCGCACTCCCCATCCACACTCGTTGACT contains these protein-coding regions:
- a CDS encoding succinate dehydrogenase cytochrome b558 subunit, with translation MAGNREFFYRRLHSLLGVIPVGLFLTQHLIVNHFATQGPEAFNRAASFMGNLPFRYFLEIFIIFLPLVFHAIYGLYIAFTAQNNVSRYGYFRNWMFMLQRLTGVITLIFVTWHVWETRVQAAIGAEVNYDMMANIVDNPFMLGFYIVGIVSTVFHFANGLWSFCVSWGLTVTPRSQQIFTYVTMAIFVALSIVGIRAILAFA